The proteins below come from a single Stigmatopora argus isolate UIUO_Sarg chromosome 11, RoL_Sarg_1.0, whole genome shotgun sequence genomic window:
- the LOC144084390 gene encoding selenoprotein F-like, translating to MVQMIPETKKFLRRERPSQTWIRGQADLRGGHPSRIVVGQKSINDEPVSFSFFFTCVQLYAGAILEVCGUKLGRFPQVQAFVKGDKPKMFKGLQIKYVRGSDLVLKLLDDNGNISEELSILKWNTDSVEEFLSEKLDPI from the exons atggtccagatgataccagaAACAAAGAAATTCCTGCGGAGGGAGCGACCAAGCCAGACGTGGATTCGCGGGCAAGCAGATCTCAGGGGAGGACACCCCTCCAGaatcgtcgtgggaca GAAAAGCATTAACGATGAGCCggtctctttttctttttttttcacctgcgTGCAGCTCTACGCCGGGGCCATCCTGGAGGTGTGCGGATGAAAATTGGGGAGGTTCCCTCAAGTCCAGG CTTTTGTAAAGGGTGACAAGCCAAAGATGTTCAAGGGTCTACAGATCAAG TACGTCCGAGGATCCGATCTCGTACTGAAGCTTTTGGACGATAACGGCAACATCTCCGAGGAGCTCAGCATCCTCAAGTGGAACACGGACAGCGTGGAGGAGTTCTTGAGTGAAAAATTAGATCCAATTTAA